A genomic region of Octopus sinensis linkage group LG2, ASM634580v1, whole genome shotgun sequence contains the following coding sequences:
- the LOC115232495 gene encoding optic atrophy 3 protein homolog — translation MVAAFPIAKLASLAVKQISKPLANAIKNKAKAHPFIRKFVCMPPAQLYHWAEVNVKMRVMGLGKAKDVQRLNEQMATELGAELLGEAIIFFIAAATIYVEYQRSAMKEQVKEEEKTQKVRRLEYRIQELDIVTDQQEARIRELSRIVLDIQSKLCDVKSSDAPWFRQKK, via the exons ATGGTGGCGGCATTCCCCATCGCTAAACTTGCATCTTTGGCTGTCAAACAAATCAGTAAACCTTTGGCAAATGCCATAAAGAACAAAGCGAAAGCACATCCTTTCATTCGAAAGTTTGTTTGCATGCCACCTGCTCAAT tGTATCACTGGGcagaagtgaatgttaaaatgcgAGTAATGGGATTAGGCAAAGCCAAAGATGTACAGAGACTAAATGAACAAATGGCAACTGAACTTGGAGCAGAGCTTCTTGGAGAGgctataattttctttattgcaGCAGCTACAATATATGTAGAGTACCAACGCTCTGCCATGAAAGAGcaggtgaaagaagaagaaaaaacacaaaaagttcGTAGACTTGAATACCGTATTCAAGAACTAGACATAGTAACAGACCAGCAAGAAGCTCGTATCCGTGAATTATCAAGAATAGTCCTTGATATTCAATCTAAATTATGTGATGTAAAGTCTTCAGATGCTCCCTGGTTTCGTCAAAAAAAATAA